From Osmerus eperlanus chromosome 28, fOsmEpe2.1, whole genome shotgun sequence, the proteins below share one genomic window:
- the LOC134015408 gene encoding phospholipase A2-like yields MNVSAFLLLLTACMAQGALVPRALWQFGGMIHCIQPGVNPLKYDNYGCWCGLGGSGTPRDGVDRCCKSHDLCYRASKSLPECRPIIDAPYIKIYDFTCKNKQVSCSASNDPCQAFVCECDRVAAHCFAKNTYNHENKNLDPKVHCLN; encoded by the exons ATGAACGTCTCTGCTTTTCTTCTGTTGCTGACTG CCTGCATGGCCCAAGGAGCCCTCGTGCCTCGGGCTCTGTGGCAGTTTGGTGGAATGATCCACTGTATCCAGCCAGGAGTGAACCCCTTGAAGTACGACAATTACGGCTGCTGGTGCGGGTTAGGTGGCTCTGGGACCCCCCGCGATGGTGTGGATAG GTGCTGTAAATCCCACGATCTCTGCTACAGAGCCAGCAAGTCTCTTCCAGAATGCCGTCCTATTATTGATGCCCCTTACATCAAGATTTATGACTTCACCTGCAAAAACAAACAAGTCTCCTGCTCAG CCTCCAATGACCCGTGCCAGGCctttgtgtgcgagtgtgatCGTGTGGCTGCCCACTGCTTTGCCAAGAACACATACAATCACGAGAACAAGAACCTGGACCCTAAAGTCCACTGTCTCAACTGA
- the LOC134015405 gene encoding phospholipase A2-like, giving the protein MNLSHTLLVLSICLPVLLASPDDRNLWQFRKMILCAKPDSWPLWDYADYGCYCGKGGSGTPVDDLDRCCEVHDQCFSDAMQHDKCWPILDNPYTEIYSYTCDKPSKTITCPENKNNACELFICECDRKAAMCFAQHQWNPEHSQLPSDRCK; this is encoded by the exons ATGAATCTGTCTCATACCCTGCTGGTCTTATccatctgtttgcctgtct TGTTGGCATCCCCAGACGACAGGAATTTATGGCAGTTTAGGAAAATGATCCTATGTGCCAAACCTGATAGTTGGCCCCTGTGGGACTACGCTGACTATGGCTGCTACTGCGGAAAGGGTGGCTCTGGAACACCTGTGGATGATCTTGACAG ATGCTGTGAGGTTCATGACCAGTGCTTCAGTGATGCCATGCAACATGACAAATGCTGGCCAATCTTGGACAACCCTTACACTGAAATATACAGTTACACGTGTGATAAACCTAGCAAGACTATTACCTGCCCTG aaaataaaaataatgccTGTGAGTTGTTCATCTGTGAGTGTGACAGGAAGGCAGCAATGTGCTTTGCCCAGCACCAGTGGAACCCTGAGCATTCCCAACTTCCTAGTGACCGGTGCAAGTAA
- the LOC134015058 gene encoding cytochrome c oxidase subunit 6A, mitochondrial codes for MAAFGRLSQVLSRASLTQTRQLSAHAAHGEQSAKTWKILTFVVALPGVGVCLLNWYLKMQHHHHENPEFTPYSHLRIRSKRFPWGDGNKSLFHNPHVNALPDGYEEHDE; via the exons ATGGCGGCGTTCGGACGGCTTTCTCAAGTTCTGTCACGGGCATCCTTGACTCAAACCCGACAGCTCTCAGCTCATGCAGCTCATGGCGAGCAATCAG CAAAAACATGGAAGATCCTCACCTTCGTTGTGGCTCTCCCAggtgtgggagtgtgtctgtTGAACTGGTACCTGAAGATGCAGCACCATCACCATGAGAACCCTGAATTCACTCCTTACAGTCACCTTCGCATTCGCAGCAAG CGTTTTCCCTGGGGAGATGGCAACAAATCCCTCTTCCACAACCCTCATGTGAATGCCCTCCCTGATGGCTACGAGGAACACGACGAGTAA